The following proteins are co-located in the Bathymodiolus thermophilus thioautotrophic gill symbiont genome:
- a CDS encoding serine/threonine-protein kinase: MALNITLNPGDSLYKYQLIRKIGGGNFGEVWLADDVTISKEVAVKILDESMVPVAENLKEAQIGHLLEHQNVVHVHYADVVGILGVNVVIIAMDFHPHGSTVGMLNPSNFLSIIQSIKIMIDILRGLEYLHEKGLYHNDIKPSNILVGPRGEGILTDYGISCLAPNLQPAQAPNAYILHRAPETGVHNNISVQTDIYQVGLTLFRLVNGIGLIQELLLAHGQDKFEQLKAQEKIPKASNYQLFVPPSLKRIISKAIKADPNSRYQSSLEMRRALEQIAIYGYWSTDSTGSYLGYYDKQVFRFETIKTRTGLKFQAYKKRLETGKEVKIGKMSSSCANEQEVKKLKKKLMLAVVSGSL, translated from the coding sequence ATGGCATTAAATATAACGCTTAACCCTGGGGACAGCCTTTATAAGTATCAATTAATTCGAAAAATTGGAGGTGGTAACTTCGGGGAAGTTTGGCTTGCTGATGATGTAACTATATCAAAAGAAGTGGCGGTTAAAATTCTTGATGAAAGCATGGTGCCTGTAGCAGAAAATTTAAAAGAGGCGCAGATTGGCCACTTGCTTGAGCATCAGAATGTTGTTCATGTGCATTATGCTGATGTGGTGGGTATATTGGGGGTTAATGTGGTGATTATTGCTATGGATTTTCACCCACATGGATCAACAGTTGGAATGCTCAATCCGTCTAATTTTTTATCAATTATTCAGTCGATAAAAATCATGATTGACATTCTCCGAGGGTTGGAATATTTACATGAGAAAGGTCTTTATCATAATGATATCAAACCCTCTAACATCCTTGTTGGCCCTCGTGGCGAGGGCATTCTTACAGATTATGGTATTTCTTGTTTGGCACCTAATCTACAGCCAGCTCAGGCACCAAATGCCTATATTCTTCACAGAGCCCCTGAGACAGGCGTGCATAACAATATTTCTGTCCAAACTGATATATATCAAGTAGGCCTTACTCTATTTAGATTGGTAAATGGCATAGGCTTAATACAAGAACTCCTCCTCGCTCATGGTCAAGACAAGTTCGAACAATTAAAAGCACAAGAAAAAATACCAAAAGCAAGTAACTATCAATTATTTGTGCCTCCAAGTTTGAAACGAATAATTTCCAAAGCCATCAAAGCAGATCCAAATAGTCGCTATCAATCTTCTTTAGAAATGCGCCGAGCATTAGAACAAATTGCCATATATGGCTACTGGTCAACTGATTCTACTGGCTCTTACTTGGGTTATTATGACAAGCAAGTATTTAGGTTTGAGACAATAAAGACTAGGACTGGTCTTAAATTCCAAGCATATAAAAAACGCTTAGAAACTGGAAAGGAGGTAAAAATTGGAAAAATGTCCTCGTCTTGTGCCAACGAACAAGAAGTAAAAAAATTAAAGAAAAAATTAATGTTAGCCGTTGTTAGTGGCAGTCTATGA
- a CDS encoding TSUP family transporter has protein sequence MIEILNEMGYFAIATLFFVAIIAGIVDTIAGGGGLITLPMLLLFNIPPATALGTNRLQATIGELSAIMFFIRKKVLNFKFLLNGVVFTAIGAATGTMLAYSINEKTLAFALPVLLLLIAIYSLLSHKILIDVESRKLLSTKSFLILSGLTIGFYNGFFGPGAGSIWILAFVVLLGSTVSQATINAKPLNFIGNLISLLIFLFLGKVSILIGVIMGLGQILGAFIGSHLVIKKGAKIIKPIFIIVVIFIAIKEIYHYFW, from the coding sequence ATGATTGAAATATTAAATGAAATGGGTTATTTTGCTATAGCAACGCTCTTTTTTGTTGCAATAATAGCAGGTATCGTTGATACAATTGCAGGTGGTGGTGGACTGATAACTCTGCCAATGTTGTTGTTGTTTAATATACCGCCAGCCACAGCACTTGGCACAAATAGGCTTCAAGCAACTATTGGAGAGTTGTCGGCTATTATGTTTTTTATTCGTAAAAAAGTTTTAAATTTTAAATTCTTATTAAATGGCGTTGTTTTTACGGCTATAGGAGCGGCGACTGGAACGATGTTAGCCTATTCAATCAATGAAAAAACTTTGGCATTTGCCCTGCCTGTGTTGTTACTTTTAATAGCGATTTATAGTTTACTTTCACATAAAATATTAATTGATGTTGAGTCTCGTAAATTATTAAGCACAAAAAGTTTTTTAATATTATCGGGTCTAACAATTGGCTTTTATAATGGCTTTTTCGGTCCAGGTGCTGGCTCAATTTGGATATTGGCATTTGTTGTATTACTTGGATCAACAGTGTCGCAAGCCACTATAAATGCCAAACCTTTAAATTTTATTGGTAATTTAATTTCTTTATTGATTTTTTTGTTTTTGGGTAAAGTCAGTATACTGATTGGGGTAATAATGGGGTTAGGTCAAATTTTAGGGGCTTTTATTGGCTCGCATTTGGTTATAAAAAAAGGCGCTAAAATTATTAAACCTATTTTTATAATTGTCGTAATTTTTATTGCAATCAAGGAAATTTATCACTACTTCTGGTGA
- the djlA gene encoding co-chaperone DjlA: MIWLAAIIGYAINGPFGALIGFLIAWVLGFAVRSFVVRNNNHVTDLFLNSLFAMLAKIAKADGIITKEEIDAVTQFMNHVKLSSADKKTAINAFRSASVSKHSIYEYASQYSKLASGEMRGVVYAVLWDVAYSDGILHEKEDEILRRIPEYLGLNSGAYHQYKDRIHNQNDWNEDAIDKAYEILGCSKDSSIKEIKKSYKRAIAKHHPDKIHSQGLPKEFMDYANEQSKSINKAYDLIKKYRHDS, translated from the coding sequence ATGATTTGGCTAGCAGCCATTATCGGCTATGCAATCAATGGACCTTTTGGCGCATTGATTGGTTTTTTAATAGCCTGGGTATTAGGTTTTGCTGTGCGCTCATTTGTCGTTAGAAACAACAATCATGTTACCGATTTGTTCCTTAACTCCTTGTTTGCAATGCTTGCAAAAATCGCAAAAGCAGATGGCATTATTACCAAAGAAGAAATTGATGCCGTTACACAATTTATGAATCATGTCAAACTGAGTAGCGCAGATAAGAAAACCGCTATTAACGCCTTTAGAAGCGCATCAGTAAGCAAACATTCAATCTATGAATACGCCAGCCAATATAGTAAATTAGCCAGCGGAGAAATGCGAGGTGTGGTCTATGCCGTACTTTGGGATGTTGCCTATTCTGACGGTATTTTGCATGAAAAAGAAGACGAAATTTTAAGAAGAATACCTGAATATTTAGGTTTAAACAGTGGCGCTTATCATCAATATAAAGACAGAATTCACAATCAAAATGATTGGAATGAGGACGCCATAGACAAAGCTTATGAAATACTTGGGTGCAGTAAAGACAGTAGCATTAAAGAAATTAAGAAAAGTTATAAGCGCGCCATCGCCAAACATCATCCCGATAAAATACACTCCCAAGGCCTGCCTAAAGAATTTATGGATTATGCCAATGAGCAATCAAAAAGTATCAACAAAGCGTATGACCTTATTAAGAAATATAGGCATGATAGTTGA
- the nagZ gene encoding beta-N-acetylhexosaminidase encodes MKNLGPIMMDVSGLTLTEIEKTQLIKPSIGGVILFSRNFESMEQIKSLIKDIRQINKDLLIATDHEGGRVQRFKQGFTHLPAMAKLGELYDQNPQQAIKKAFSCGFVLAYELLDIGVDFSFAPVLDLDHGNSCVIGDRAFHSSPTVVVELAGCLIQGMHQAGMKCVGKHFPGHGFVVADSHLDLPIDNRSMDDLLPDIAPFKNLTNHGLDALMPAHVVYPQVDDKPAGFSAKWIKDILQGQLKFKGVIFSDDLSMQGAHFIEDIADRVSASLDSGCDMALICNHPELVAQVIDKDWGVNAKLQLMQGFYGFKSDKISHQQHLAIIRDLL; translated from the coding sequence ATGAAAAACTTAGGTCCTATTATGATGGATGTGTCAGGTTTGACACTGACTGAAATAGAAAAAACACAATTGATTAAACCAAGCATTGGTGGTGTCATTTTGTTTTCGCGTAATTTTGAATCCATGGAGCAAATTAAATCTTTAATTAAAGATATTCGTCAAATTAATAAAGATTTGCTCATTGCTACCGACCATGAAGGTGGTAGGGTGCAACGCTTTAAACAAGGTTTTACGCATTTACCAGCCATGGCAAAACTGGGTGAATTGTATGATCAGAATCCTCAGCAGGCAATTAAAAAAGCGTTTTCTTGTGGCTTTGTTTTGGCGTATGAATTGTTGGATATTGGCGTGGATTTTTCTTTTGCCCCCGTGCTTGATTTAGACCATGGTAATTCTTGTGTGATTGGCGATAGGGCGTTTCATTCCAGTCCTACTGTGGTGGTTGAATTGGCAGGTTGTTTGATTCAAGGCATGCATCAAGCGGGGATGAAATGTGTCGGTAAACACTTTCCTGGACATGGTTTTGTGGTGGCAGATTCGCACCTAGATTTGCCAATAGACAATCGCTCAATGGACGATTTATTGCCAGATATAGCCCCTTTTAAAAACTTGACCAACCACGGGCTTGATGCGCTTATGCCCGCTCATGTTGTTTATCCTCAAGTGGATGACAAACCCGCAGGATTTTCTGCCAAATGGATTAAAGACATTTTGCAAGGCCAACTTAAGTTCAAAGGCGTGATTTTTAGCGATGATTTATCAATGCAAGGCGCACATTTTATCGAAGATATTGCCGATAGAGTCAGCGCATCGTTAGACAGTGGCTGTGATATGGCGCTTATTTGCAATCATCCGGAACTGGTTGCGCAAGTTATTGACAAAGATTGGGGGGTAAATGCAAAATTACAATTAATGCAAGGTTTTTATGGGTTTAAATCCGATAAAATTAGCCATCAACAACATTTAGCAATCATCCGAGATTTATTATGA
- a CDS encoding AmpG family muropeptide MFS transporter, which translates to MLNSIKLFIHPRVVTMLFLGFSAGIPILLIFSTLGLWLNEAGVIKSTITYFSWAALGYSFKFVWAPLVDRLPLPFLTKTLGRRRAWMLVSQLSIIGAILLMSSIDPKVNIDSLNVMAYGAVLLGFSSATQDIVIDAYRIESADRQMQSMLSATYIAGYRIGMLVAGAGGLFIASYLGSTKALYSYEAWSGAYMVMAAVMLIGVATTLIISEPQSKHTEARYTTQDYVQFFLLFLSVIATFILIFIVTADLVDTVKQALSEVFNNKHLAGFIVGVLQMAFALLGAYMVAKGMIMFNVVNQAMVDGTYINPIKDFFERYGMGVAVLLLAVIGLYRVSDIVLGVIANIFYQDIGFTKVEIATIAKTFGLLMTIAGGFIGGVMALRMGVFKVLFLGALLSALTNLLFIVLANVGHDITWLYITISMDNLSAGLAGAAFIAFLSSLTNVKFTAVQYAVFSSLMTLLPKIFGGYSGTLVEQFGYSEFFVITTLIGVPVLWLVYKIKPYIK; encoded by the coding sequence ATGTTAAACAGCATTAAATTATTTATTCACCCTAGGGTGGTAACCATGTTGTTTTTGGGTTTTTCGGCAGGCATACCTATTTTATTAATATTTTCTACCTTGGGCTTATGGCTCAATGAAGCGGGTGTTATTAAATCAACCATTACTTATTTTTCATGGGCAGCACTGGGTTATTCGTTTAAATTTGTGTGGGCACCTTTGGTTGACCGTTTGCCTTTGCCTTTTTTGACGAAAACATTAGGTCGTCGTCGTGCTTGGATGTTGGTGTCTCAGTTGAGTATTATTGGCGCTATTTTGTTAATGTCATCTATTGACCCGAAAGTTAATATTGACAGCCTAAATGTCATGGCTTATGGGGCGGTATTGTTAGGATTTTCTTCAGCAACGCAAGATATTGTGATTGATGCCTATCGTATCGAATCGGCAGATAGGCAGATGCAGTCGATGTTGTCTGCCACTTATATTGCAGGTTATAGAATTGGTATGTTGGTGGCAGGTGCAGGGGGGTTGTTTATTGCCAGTTATTTGGGCTCTACCAAAGCGTTATATAGTTACGAAGCATGGTCAGGTGCTTATATGGTAATGGCAGCAGTAATGTTGATTGGCGTGGCAACGACATTGATTATTAGCGAGCCACAATCTAAGCACACGGAAGCCCGATATACAACGCAAGATTATGTGCAGTTTTTCTTGTTATTTCTATCCGTAATTGCGACTTTTATTCTAATATTTATTGTTACAGCAGACTTGGTGGATACAGTTAAGCAAGCGTTGAGCGAAGTTTTTAACAACAAGCACCTCGCTGGATTTATTGTAGGCGTTTTGCAGATGGCATTCGCATTGTTGGGTGCTTATATGGTGGCTAAAGGCATGATAATGTTTAATGTTGTTAATCAGGCTATGGTGGATGGTACTTATATCAATCCTATTAAAGATTTCTTTGAGCGTTATGGCATGGGCGTTGCGGTGTTGCTATTGGCAGTGATTGGTTTGTATCGTGTGAGTGATATCGTGCTTGGTGTTATTGCCAATATTTTTTATCAAGATATTGGCTTTACCAAAGTTGAGATTGCAACCATTGCCAAAACTTTTGGCTTGTTAATGACGATTGCTGGTGGCTTCATTGGTGGTGTGATGGCGCTTAGAATGGGGGTGTTTAAGGTGTTATTTTTGGGGGCTTTGTTATCGGCGTTAACCAATTTGTTGTTTATCGTATTAGCAAATGTGGGGCATGATATTACTTGGTTGTATATTACCATTAGTATGGATAACTTATCCGCAGGTCTTGCAGGTGCTGCATTTATTGCCTTTTTATCCAGTTTAACTAATGTAAAATTTACCGCTGTACAGTACGCTGTGTTCTCATCCTTAATGACACTTTTGCCTAAAATATTTGGCGGTTATTCGGGCACATTGGTTGAGCAATTTGGTTACAGTGAATTTTTTGTTATTACCACATTGATTGGTGTGCCAGTCTTGTGGCTTGTTTATAAAATTAAACCTTATATTAAATGA
- a CDS encoding rhodanese-like domain-containing protein, protein MNKLTQYLPKKAYERLQDNHEAVLIDVRTEAENRFVGRPLNCLFVPWVETPNCSPCPEDFVATIQRLGCQLDTEIILICLNGYRSNDAGQCLIKRNFSNVAHIVSGFEGDLDENNQRGNVSGWRHDGMPWDQC, encoded by the coding sequence ATGAATAAATTGACGCAATATTTACCCAAAAAAGCCTATGAGCGGTTGCAAGACAATCATGAGGCAGTTTTGATTGATGTGCGGACTGAGGCGGAAAATAGGTTTGTTGGCAGACCTTTAAATTGTCTTTTTGTGCCTTGGGTGGAGACGCCTAATTGTTCGCCATGTCCTGAGGATTTTGTTGCTACTATTCAGCGTTTGGGCTGTCAATTAGACACAGAAATTATTTTAATTTGCCTTAATGGTTATCGTTCTAATGACGCTGGACAATGTTTAATTAAACGAAATTTTAGTAATGTGGCACATATTGTAAGCGGATTTGAAGGTGATCTTGATGAAAACAATCAGCGTGGCAATGTTAGCGGTTGGCGGCATGACGGTATGCCTTGGGATCAATGTTAA
- a CDS encoding L,D-transpeptidase — protein sequence MITINIAQQSLSFKGNSYLISSAKNGVGEQEGSFCTPIGAFKIADKIGTDLQVGAVLVGRVPTGEIYTAELGRQCPDRDWILTRILWLEGLESHNKNTKARYIYIHGTPDEEPMGVVGSKGCIRMHNKDMVALFDVVQVGEKVVIIKQ from the coding sequence GTGATTACTATTAACATTGCTCAACAAAGTTTAAGTTTTAAAGGCAATTCTTATTTAATTAGCAGTGCTAAAAATGGCGTTGGCGAGCAAGAGGGTTCATTTTGCACGCCGATAGGTGCGTTTAAAATTGCGGATAAAATTGGTACTGACTTGCAGGTAGGTGCGGTATTAGTGGGTAGAGTGCCGACGGGTGAAATTTACACGGCTGAATTAGGCAGACAATGTCCTGATAGAGACTGGATATTAACGCGTATTCTCTGGTTAGAAGGGCTTGAATCGCATAATAAAAACACCAAAGCACGCTACATTTATATTCATGGCACACCTGATGAGGAACCGATGGGCGTGGTGGGCTCTAAAGGGTGTATTCGTATGCACAATAAAGATATGGTTGCGCTGTTTGATGTGGTTCAAGTGGGTGAAAAAGTGGTTATAATTAAGCAATGA
- a CDS encoding FG-GAP-like repeat-containing protein codes for MQAETQKQIMSLQNKAKKIADKLNEEVITIAKGIQHIQTQAGIAYQINSKDFNTKKLSLIAKKIGDDLEIALAEDVVVFDNYFNICSTDLSCLVSLPTKDGGLYHIVADTFFTLEDGTQVVYFYGEQSIVSTESSAVSADDDQSFLEVIKSNIGIVAAVAVVVVAAAIATNNSGGNDGDDDGNDDGNGNGDDDDDDLTPPPAPKFTFVDTGSSSVDGITNNGTITISGLEPGATWQYSTDGGANFFTNGIGNNFVLNEGTYDANAIQIKQTDVAGNTSNIFKNALPIIVDTTGASFTSATIVNVEINTDVTETIYTAAATDDYPLTYSLKEGNQKDKFTINIAGELKYKQKQTQAETHKVSIIATDTAGNEVEQLITVSVKNPPSVPPEPPVPPVTEGFVINGENAGDKSGWSVSSAGDVNGDGLDDLILGSPETAFSDNDNVGRSYVVFGKTNATVIDLSNIASGTGGFVINGAQANDYNGYSVSSIGDFNGDGLDDLIIGSRKRESDGNSVIGKSHVVFGKTDGTVVNLSNLGTGGLVINGEQPNDHNGYSVSSAGDVNGDGLDDLIIGAWGMNNNAGRSYVLFGVAGNPTIDLSNIVSGTGGFAINGENAGGFSGYSVSSAGDVDGDGFDDLIIGAWGIDSAKGRSYVVFGKTDGTIVDLSNIASGIGGFAINGDDVHNVSGSSVSSAGDVNGDGLDDLIVGSIIAENNRGKAYVVFGKKEGSAVNLGDIASGTGGFVIRGEKDGDKSGHSVTSIGDFNGDGLDDLAIGTNQINGVDKENYPGETYVVFGKADGTAIELSDIASGSGGFIIRGEKDKDWSGVSVSSAGDVNGDGLDDLIVGSPQADPNDNNNAGKAYVVFGKTNTETVDLANISKGGGVAAHAIDFQGDANANILTGTSTNELFVAGLGDDILTGNGGFDVFNAGAGNDTIIINDSNIATLSSNMFDSHLLARVDGGYGLDTLKLAGENLILDLANIDNNRIQGIEIIDLTGSGSNTLKLNVNDLLHISNESNILRVIGDSNDKVKIELSDDGFFAESPILEDGVKYYVYSSPSNDFGRLWVGQNIVVENSGEVI; via the coding sequence ATGCAAGCAGAAACACAGAAACAAATTATGTCGTTACAAAATAAAGCAAAAAAAATTGCCGATAAACTCAACGAAGAAGTTATTACCATTGCCAAAGGCATTCAACACATCCAAACTCAAGCAGGTATAGCATATCAAATAAACTCTAAAGATTTTAACACTAAAAAGTTAAGCTTAATTGCCAAAAAAATCGGTGATGATTTAGAAATAGCATTAGCAGAAGATGTTGTTGTCTTTGATAACTACTTTAATATTTGTTCAACTGATTTGTCTTGCTTAGTTTCTTTGCCTACCAAAGACGGTGGGCTTTATCATATTGTTGCTGACACCTTTTTCACTTTAGAAGATGGCACACAAGTTGTGTATTTTTATGGTGAACAATCTATTGTTTCTACAGAATCTAGCGCAGTAAGTGCAGATGATGATCAAAGTTTCTTGGAGGTTATCAAGTCAAATATAGGAATTGTAGCCGCAGTTGCAGTTGTAGTTGTAGCCGCTGCAATTGCCACTAATAATAGTGGTGGTAATGATGGTGATGATGATGGTAATGATGATGGTAATGGTAATGGTGATGACGATGACGATGATCTAACACCTCCTCCAGCGCCGAAATTTACCTTTGTAGATACAGGTTCATCAAGTGTCGATGGTATTACTAATAATGGCACAATTACTATTAGTGGTTTAGAGCCAGGTGCAACTTGGCAGTACTCTACCGATGGTGGTGCTAACTTCTTCACTAATGGCATAGGCAATAATTTTGTACTAAACGAAGGTACTTATGATGCTAATGCCATCCAGATTAAGCAAACCGATGTAGCTGGCAATACTTCAAACATCTTTAAGAATGCCTTACCTATTATTGTAGATACCACAGGCGCTTCATTTACCAGTGCAACTATTGTTAATGTTGAAATAAACACCGATGTAACAGAAACAATATATACAGCAGCAGCAACAGACGATTATCCACTTACTTACTCTTTAAAAGAGGGTAACCAAAAAGACAAATTTACGATTAACATTGCCGGTGAATTAAAATACAAACAAAAACAAACTCAAGCAGAGACGCACAAAGTTTCCATTATTGCCACTGATACGGCTGGAAATGAGGTTGAACAACTTATTACTGTGTCAGTGAAAAACCCACCCTCAGTACCTCCAGAACCTCCAGTACCCCCAGTAACAGAAGGCTTTGTTATCAATGGTGAAAATGCTGGAGATAAGAGCGGCTGGTCAGTTTCCTCAGCAGGGGATGTCAATGGCGATGGCTTGGATGATTTGATTCTTGGTTCACCTGAAACAGCTTTCAGTGATAACGATAATGTAGGTCGGTCTTATGTGGTATTTGGTAAAACTAATGCAACTGTTATTGATTTATCAAACATAGCCTCTGGTACAGGGGGCTTTGTTATTAATGGCGCACAAGCCAATGATTATAATGGCTACTCAGTCTCCTCAATAGGCGATTTCAATGGCGATGGCTTGGATGATTTGATCATTGGTTCAAGAAAAAGAGAGTCCGATGGCAACAGTGTGATAGGTAAGTCTCATGTGGTGTTTGGCAAAACTGACGGAACTGTTGTTAACTTATCAAACTTGGGTACGGGTGGCCTCGTTATTAATGGCGAGCAACCCAATGATCATAATGGCTACTCAGTCTCCTCAGCAGGCGATGTCAATGGCGATGGCTTGGATGATCTAATTATTGGTGCTTGGGGTATGAATAATAATGCAGGCAGATCTTATGTGCTGTTTGGTGTGGCAGGCAATCCTACTATTGATTTATCAAACATAGTATCTGGCACGGGTGGCTTTGCTATCAATGGCGAAAATGCTGGAGGCTTTAGTGGCTATTCAGTTTCTTCAGCGGGCGATGTTGATGGCGATGGCTTTGATGATTTGATTATTGGTGCTTGGGGGATAGATTCGGCAAAAGGTAGATCCTATGTAGTATTTGGCAAAACTGACGGCACTATTGTTGATTTGTCAAACATAGCATCTGGCATAGGTGGCTTTGCTATCAATGGTGACGATGTTCATAATGTGAGTGGTTCCTCAGTTTCCTCGGCAGGCGATGTTAATGGCGATGGCTTGGACGACTTAATTGTTGGCTCTATTATTGCGGAAAATAACAGAGGTAAAGCTTATGTGGTGTTTGGCAAAAAGGAAGGGTCTGCCGTTAATTTAGGAGACATAGCATCTGGCACAGGTGGCTTTGTTATCCGTGGCGAGAAGGATGGAGATAAAAGTGGCCACTCAGTGACTTCAATAGGTGATTTCAATGGCGATGGCTTGGATGATTTGGCCATTGGTACTAATCAGATAAATGGTGTTGATAAAGAAAATTACCCAGGCGAAACCTATGTAGTGTTTGGCAAGGCTGACGGAACTGCCATTGAACTATCAGACATAGCATCAGGCAGTGGTGGCTTTATTATCCGTGGCGAAAAAGATAAAGATTGGAGTGGTGTATCCGTCTCCTCAGCGGGCGATGTCAATGGCGATGGCTTGGATGATTTAATTGTTGGCTCACCTCAAGCAGATCCCAATGATAACAATAATGCAGGTAAAGCTTATGTGGTGTTTGGCAAAACCAATACGGAAACCGTCGATTTAGCAAATATCAGCAAAGGTGGAGGTGTTGCCGCTCATGCAATTGATTTTCAAGGCGATGCCAATGCCAACATACTAACAGGCACCTCTACAAATGAATTATTTGTCGCTGGTTTGGGCGACGATATTTTAACGGGTAATGGTGGCTTTGATGTCTTTAACGCAGGTGCAGGCAATGATACCATTATTATTAATGACAGTAATATTGCCACACTCTCCAGCAATATGTTTGACAGTCATTTACTTGCTCGTGTTGATGGCGGTTATGGTCTTGATACTTTGAAGTTGGCAGGTGAAAACCTTATTCTAGACCTTGCCAACATAGATAATAATCGCATTCAAGGCATTGAAATCATTGACTTGACAGGCTCAGGTAGCAATACCTTAAAACTTAATGTTAATGACTTATTGCACATTTCCAACGAAAGCAATATTCTTAGAGTTATTGGCGATTCAAACGACAAAGTTAAGATAGAACTTTCCGATGATGGTTTTTTTGCTGAGTCCCCTATACTAGAAGATGGTGTGAAGTATTATGTTTATAGCAGCCCAAGCAATGACTTTGGAAGATTATGGGTAGGCCAAAATATAGTCGTGGAGAATTCAGGGGAAGTAATTTAG